A genomic window from Quercus lobata isolate SW786 chromosome 10, ValleyOak3.0 Primary Assembly, whole genome shotgun sequence includes:
- the LOC115964424 gene encoding uncharacterized protein LOC115964424 → MFMAWLSTEDDDRESKKAKKEASPVLGFSDEDKIGTIQPHDDALVVTLRIGGYDVKKVLVDQGSAVEVMYLDLYKGLNLKPEDLTTYDSPLVSFEGKTVTPRSQIRLPIQTGSDVVEVDFIVVDAYSPYIAIVARPWLHALGAVSSTLHQKVKYPSEGQVKDIVGNQTMAR, encoded by the coding sequence ATGTTTATGGCTTGGCTATCCACCGAGGACGACGATCGGGAGTCCAAAAAGGCCAAGAAGGAAGCCTCACCGGTGCTGGGCTTCTCGGACGAAGATAAGATCGGAACCATCCAACCCCATGACGATGCTCTGGTAGTCACACTTAGAATTGGAGGATATGATGTGAAGAAAGTGCTAGTAGATCAGGGCAGTGCTGTGGAAGTAATGTACCTCGACctgtacaaggggctgaacttaaAACCCGAGGACCTAACAACGTACGATTCCCCTCTAGTAAGTTTCGAGGGAAAGACCGTTACTCCAAGAAGCCAGATTAGACTACCCATACAAACCGGTtcggatgtggtggaggtggatttcatTGTAGTTGATGCTTATTCACCCTACATAGCTATTGTGGCTAGACCATGGCTTCATGCCCTAGGAGCTGTCTCTTCTACCCTGcaccagaaggtgaagtacccgtcGGAGGGCCAAGTTAAAGATATTGTAGGGAATCAGACCATGGCCAGATAG